In Bacillus sp. FJAT-45037, the following are encoded in one genomic region:
- the thiE gene encoding thiamine phosphate synthase encodes MKDFKLYAITGEEFHPERDLIEVMEEAILGGVDIIQLRDKKSKKIDVLKKAKALRELTRKHDVTFIVNDHIDVALAVDADGIHVGQDDLPLEEARKVVGPDKIIGISTHVIEEARLAEQGGADYIGVGPIFETNSKEDVVDPVTTAYVKQVVEEITIPFVALGGIKLHNVDQVLDAGATRICMISEIVGANDIKGTCEKFIAILDEKGAK; translated from the coding sequence ATGAAAGATTTTAAACTATATGCAATCACAGGAGAAGAATTCCATCCAGAGAGAGATCTGATTGAGGTAATGGAAGAAGCGATTCTAGGTGGGGTCGATATTATTCAATTACGCGATAAGAAAAGCAAGAAGATCGACGTCTTAAAAAAAGCGAAAGCATTACGAGAATTAACAAGAAAGCATGATGTTACATTTATTGTCAATGACCATATTGATGTTGCTTTAGCTGTCGATGCCGATGGAATCCATGTCGGTCAAGATGACTTACCACTAGAAGAGGCAAGAAAAGTAGTGGGTCCGGATAAGATCATTGGGATCTCCACCCATGTTATTGAAGAAGCACGTCTAGCAGAACAAGGTGGAGCAGATTACATTGGCGTCGGACCGATTTTTGAAACAAATAGTAAAGAAGACGTCGTCGATCCAGTTACGACAGCCTATGTGAAACAAGTCGTAGAAGAGATTACCATTCCGTTTGTTGCTTTAGGTGGAATCAAGCTTCATAATGTCGACCAAGTATTAGACGCAGGAGCCACAAGAATTTGCATGATCAGTGAGATTGTTGGAGCCAATGATATCAAAGGAACGTGCGAGAAATTCATAGCTATTTTAGATGAAAAAGGAGCGAAGTAA
- the thiS gene encoding sulfur carrier protein ThiS, with protein sequence MELIINGKEQQVEAETLQEVVIHFNLESHLVVTEVDGVIIDREKWGEMKVTPGMKIELVHFVGGG encoded by the coding sequence ATGGAACTTATCATTAATGGGAAAGAACAACAAGTTGAAGCAGAGACGTTGCAAGAAGTTGTTATCCACTTCAATCTAGAAAGTCATCTTGTTGTCACAGAAGTAGATGGCGTTATTATTGACCGCGAAAAATGGGGAGAAATGAAAGTAACACCTGGAATGAAAATTGAGTTAGTTCATTTTGTAGGAGGAGGTTGA
- a CDS encoding thiazole synthase, whose protein sequence is MKPSKLVIAGKELSSRFFLGTGRYPNPFIQNEAIRVSEAEVLTFAIRRVNLDAPSEDAILQHLDQDSFTYLPNTSGASTAEEAVRIARLAKASGISNWIKVEISANEKTLLPDPIETLKATEILANEGFVVLPYTSDDPVLCKRLEEAGAAAVMPGAAPIGTGLGVLNPYNIGMIAEEANVPIIVDAGLGSAKDIVEVMELGVDGVLMNTPVAKAKDPVQMAYAMKLAIDAGRASYVAGRIPKKRYATASSEFTSLISR, encoded by the coding sequence ATGAAACCATCAAAATTAGTCATTGCCGGAAAAGAGTTATCATCCCGGTTCTTTTTAGGCACAGGACGTTATCCGAATCCATTCATTCAAAATGAAGCGATTCGTGTGTCTGAGGCGGAAGTGTTAACGTTTGCGATTCGTCGCGTGAATTTGGATGCACCGAGTGAAGATGCGATCTTGCAGCATTTAGATCAAGATTCTTTTACCTATTTACCGAACACATCAGGAGCTAGTACGGCTGAAGAGGCGGTTCGTATTGCTCGATTGGCTAAAGCGTCAGGCATTAGCAATTGGATCAAAGTCGAGATCAGTGCTAATGAAAAAACCTTGCTTCCTGATCCGATTGAGACTTTAAAAGCAACTGAAATTTTAGCAAATGAAGGATTTGTTGTTTTGCCGTATACATCCGATGATCCGGTTCTATGCAAACGACTAGAAGAAGCAGGAGCGGCTGCTGTGATGCCAGGAGCGGCACCCATTGGTACGGGTTTAGGTGTGTTGAATCCGTACAATATCGGAATGATTGCCGAAGAAGCAAATGTACCGATCATCGTGGATGCAGGTCTCGGATCAGCAAAAGACATTGTTGAAGTCATGGAGCTTGGGGTGGACGGTGTCCTAATGAATACACCTGTAGCAAAAGCAAAAGACCCTGTTCAAATGGCTTATGCGATGAAACTCGCTATTGACGCAGGTCGCGCATCATACGTGGCAGGGCGGATACCCAAAAAGAGGTACGCCACAGCGAGCAGTGAATTCACATCATTGATTTCACGATAG
- the thiO gene encoding glycine oxidase ThiO, with protein sequence MTESVIVLGGGVIGLSVAWQLSCDGHQVTVLEKNQCGGQASGAAAGMLAPYSEIGEDPDDFFHLCLASLREYDTWQQEIKKMSGFDFEYTNSGSLHAVYHEADMLSLQTRQSWQKEWGADAELITGGRLKTLEPHLSDSIIGAMHYPEESHVFAPDYVKSLELACLKNGVKIVEELEEVTIHSWKEEIKVVTRDGQSFQANRLVVASGAWSSELEETFSLRIPIFPIRGQICAYELGNQAVNHIIYTSQGYVVPKANGTLVNGASEDIAGFATDVTDKGIHRLTNWNPNILPFLKTLQPFHRWAGLRPATQDGYPLIGHHPEAAHIIFATGHYRNGILLSPITAKVVSSLIQGSKSPVPLKLFTPERFTYE encoded by the coding sequence ATGACAGAGAGTGTCATTGTCCTTGGAGGAGGAGTTATCGGGCTTTCTGTTGCTTGGCAACTTTCTTGTGACGGCCATCAAGTTACGGTACTTGAAAAGAACCAATGCGGGGGCCAAGCATCAGGAGCCGCTGCAGGAATGCTTGCACCGTACTCAGAGATCGGTGAAGACCCTGATGATTTCTTCCATCTATGTTTAGCTAGTTTAAGAGAGTATGATACTTGGCAACAAGAAATAAAAAAGATGAGTGGATTTGATTTTGAATACACGAATAGTGGCAGTTTACATGCCGTTTACCATGAAGCTGATATGCTCTCTCTCCAAACGAGACAGTCATGGCAAAAAGAGTGGGGAGCAGATGCTGAGCTTATTACAGGTGGTCGGCTAAAAACGTTAGAACCGCATTTATCTGACTCAATTATTGGGGCAATGCATTACCCAGAAGAAAGTCATGTGTTTGCACCAGATTACGTGAAGTCCTTGGAACTTGCTTGCTTGAAGAATGGTGTGAAGATTGTTGAAGAGTTAGAAGAAGTTACGATTCATAGCTGGAAAGAAGAAATCAAGGTAGTAACAAGAGACGGACAATCCTTTCAAGCGAATCGATTAGTTGTAGCCAGTGGCGCTTGGTCATCGGAGCTTGAGGAAACCTTCTCCCTACGAATTCCTATCTTTCCGATTCGTGGTCAGATCTGTGCGTATGAATTAGGGAATCAAGCGGTGAATCATATTATTTACACGAGCCAAGGCTATGTTGTTCCAAAGGCTAACGGAACACTTGTGAATGGGGCATCTGAAGACATAGCTGGATTTGCTACCGATGTGACAGACAAGGGAATTCATCGTTTAACGAATTGGAACCCAAATATCTTGCCTTTTTTAAAAACATTGCAACCTTTTCATCGCTGGGCTGGGTTAAGACCAGCGACACAAGATGGCTATCCATTAATCGGGCATCACCCAGAGGCCGCACATATAATTTTTGCAACAGGGCATTATCGTAATGGGATCTTATTAAGTCCAATCACAGCAAAAGTGGTCTCATCCCTAATCCAAGGCAGCAAGTCACCAGTACCGTTAAAGCTTTTTACACCTGAACGTTTTACATATGAATAA
- the thiD gene encoding bifunctional hydroxymethylpyrimidine kinase/phosphomethylpyrimidine kinase produces the protein MTMAKVLTIAGSDSGGGAGIQADLKTFQELDTFGMSAITALTAQNTLGVHGVFPQSLEAIEAQIDAVLSDIGADAVKTGMLFSADIITLVARKLKEYDVTQIIVDPVMIAKGGATLLQDEATDALIRELLPISTVVTPNLPEAAKLLGVKEMESLEEMEEAARAIHTLGPTYVVLKGGHLKEGPAVDLLFDGQRVHQLHTERINTKHTHGTGCTYAAAIAAELAKGKPIQQAVQTAKEFITEAIRHSLEIGSGIGPTNHHAYKQNRS, from the coding sequence ATGACAATGGCTAAAGTTTTAACGATCGCAGGTTCCGATAGTGGCGGTGGAGCGGGGATTCAAGCAGATTTAAAAACGTTTCAAGAACTCGATACGTTTGGAATGAGTGCGATTACAGCACTGACGGCTCAAAATACGCTAGGGGTTCATGGAGTGTTTCCTCAATCGTTAGAGGCAATTGAGGCGCAGATTGATGCGGTTCTTTCAGACATTGGAGCAGACGCGGTCAAGACGGGGATGTTGTTTTCAGCAGATATTATTACACTCGTTGCCCGTAAGTTAAAAGAATATGATGTGACACAAATTATTGTTGACCCTGTTATGATTGCCAAAGGCGGAGCAACCTTGCTACAAGATGAAGCAACGGATGCCTTGATTCGCGAATTATTACCGATCTCAACGGTGGTCACTCCAAACTTACCAGAGGCAGCAAAGCTTCTTGGAGTTAAGGAAATGGAGTCATTAGAGGAGATGGAAGAAGCGGCTCGCGCAATTCACACACTTGGACCAACCTACGTCGTATTAAAAGGCGGGCATCTGAAAGAAGGTCCTGCTGTTGATTTACTTTTTGATGGCCAACGAGTTCATCAGCTCCATACTGAACGAATCAACACTAAACACACCCACGGCACAGGGTGTACCTATGCTGCAGCGATTGCTGCTGAATTAGCGAAAGGTAAGCCGATTCAACAAGCCGTTCAAACAGCCAAAGAATTTATCACCGAAGCGATCCGTCATTCACTTGAGATCGGCTCTGGAATTGGTCCCACGAATCATCATGCATACAAACAAAATAGGTCCTAA
- a CDS encoding ABC transporter ATP-binding protein, giving the protein MEIVRWKDVSTDILNNISFTVLENQIVTLIGPSGAGKSSLLYLMNRLSDKKDGSILFRGKAIEDFSIVELRQRIGMVFQSPALFEGTVKDNVSYGPLLHGRDWSDDQTVELLEAVHLPVDFLHKPIEELSGGEQQRVAFLRTLANEPEILLLDEVTSALDLRNVELVEDFIRTLQKKGKTIFMVTHDVEQAERLGDQTFYLEQGELIEHGETKEFFRSPQSDRAKRFLYRDTEGDEA; this is encoded by the coding sequence GTGGAAATCGTACGATGGAAAGATGTCAGCACAGACATTTTAAATAATATTTCATTTACCGTACTTGAAAATCAAATTGTCACATTGATCGGTCCATCAGGAGCAGGAAAGAGTAGCTTACTTTACTTAATGAATCGCTTAAGTGACAAGAAAGATGGCTCAATTCTGTTTAGGGGAAAGGCAATTGAAGACTTTTCAATTGTTGAATTAAGACAAAGAATTGGAATGGTTTTTCAATCTCCCGCTTTATTTGAGGGGACGGTGAAGGATAATGTTTCATACGGCCCACTATTGCACGGGCGAGATTGGTCTGATGATCAAACAGTTGAATTACTTGAAGCCGTTCACTTACCTGTTGACTTTCTCCATAAACCGATTGAAGAACTCTCAGGAGGCGAACAACAAAGAGTTGCCTTTTTACGAACATTAGCGAATGAGCCAGAGATTTTATTGCTAGATGAAGTTACCAGTGCCCTAGATCTACGCAATGTCGAATTAGTCGAAGACTTTATTCGGACTCTTCAAAAGAAGGGGAAAACGATTTTTATGGTGACACATGATGTGGAACAAGCTGAGAGATTAGGAGATCAAACATTTTATTTAGAGCAAGGCGAATTAATTGAACATGGCGAAACGAAAGAATTTTTCAGGTCTCCACAATCTGATCGTGCAAAGCGATTTTTATATCGTGATACGGAAGGGGATGAAGCATAA
- a CDS encoding ABC transporter permease, whose amino-acid sequence MAPEISTTSMLFLIVFVLIPVSLSYLYSLNLTKSITWSSFRGAAQLFLIGYLLTYLFELPPLVGIPLMLTVMITVAGFHAGKKGQGISGVIFLIFGILVTVELVVLSMWLGFGMIEFVPEQVIPMSGMVIGNSMVAIGLALERMKSEFKENHSRLLASLSLGATPKEATQPVIKRIVRAAMIPNVDGLKTIGLVQLPGMMTGLILAGVSPHVAIRYQIVISLSIFVAVSVSAMLVTVFTYRRFFNKKMQLRRIEYNGSI is encoded by the coding sequence ATGGCTCCTGAAATATCGACTACATCGATGCTATTTTTAATTGTCTTTGTGCTCATTCCAGTTTCTTTGTCGTATCTGTACTCATTAAATTTAACAAAAAGTATTACATGGTCATCGTTTAGAGGAGCAGCACAGCTCTTTTTAATCGGTTACCTACTAACATATTTGTTTGAATTACCTCCATTAGTGGGGATACCGTTAATGTTAACCGTGATGATTACTGTTGCAGGTTTTCATGCTGGGAAAAAAGGTCAAGGAATCAGCGGAGTTATATTTTTAATCTTTGGCATTTTAGTGACAGTGGAACTCGTGGTGCTCTCGATGTGGCTTGGATTTGGTATGATTGAATTTGTACCAGAGCAAGTCATTCCGATGAGCGGGATGGTTATCGGAAACAGTATGGTTGCCATTGGCCTTGCACTAGAGCGTATGAAGAGTGAATTCAAAGAAAACCATTCACGATTGCTTGCGTCTCTTTCTCTTGGAGCAACTCCTAAAGAGGCTACTCAACCTGTGATCAAACGAATCGTACGAGCAGCCATGATTCCAAATGTTGATGGTTTAAAAACGATCGGGCTTGTTCAGTTGCCTGGAATGATGACAGGTCTGATTCTAGCAGGTGTCTCACCGCATGTAGCGATTCGCTATCAAATCGTTATATCCTTAAGTATTTTCGTAGCCGTATCCGTGAGTGCGATGCTTGTTACAGTGTTTACATATCGTCGATTCTTCAATAAAAAAATGCAGTTACGTCGGATTGAATATAATGGTTCAATCTAG
- a CDS encoding MTH1187 family thiamine-binding protein, translated as MAIVDVTVIPIGTESPSVSQYVAEIQQVLAKYEGKITYELTPMSTLIEGELPVLFEVIQAIHEVPFKHGLKRVATNIRIDDRRDKESTLSSKRASVQARLEQTEEK; from the coding sequence ATGGCAATTGTTGATGTAACGGTTATTCCAATTGGAACTGAGAGCCCAAGCGTTAGTCAATATGTAGCTGAGATTCAGCAAGTCTTAGCTAAGTACGAAGGGAAAATTACGTATGAACTCACACCAATGAGTACATTGATAGAAGGGGAATTACCAGTGTTGTTTGAAGTCATTCAAGCAATTCACGAAGTTCCATTTAAGCATGGATTAAAGCGTGTGGCGACAAATATTCGCATTGATGACAGACGTGATAAGGAAAGCACGCTGAGTAGTAAGAGAGCATCTGTACAAGCAAGACTCGAACAAACTGAAGAGAAATAG
- a CDS encoding GNAT family N-acetyltransferase codes for MIDVMKVTNQSQLDDAYSVRMNVFVDEQNVPKEEELDQYDETATHFVVYNGNEVVGAARLRQVETYAKMERVCIAKEVRGTGVGKILMKQMEAEAKDQKLSTSKLNAQTQAVPFYEKLGYTVISEEFLDAGIPHVTMTKAL; via the coding sequence ATGATCGATGTTATGAAAGTCACGAATCAATCCCAACTAGATGATGCCTATTCAGTCCGTATGAACGTCTTTGTCGACGAACAAAATGTTCCAAAAGAAGAGGAGCTCGATCAGTACGACGAAACGGCCACACATTTTGTCGTTTACAATGGCAATGAAGTCGTTGGTGCTGCTCGACTCCGTCAAGTCGAAACATATGCAAAGATGGAACGGGTTTGCATCGCTAAAGAAGTCCGCGGCACGGGTGTAGGCAAGATCTTAATGAAACAAATGGAAGCCGAAGCCAAAGATCAAAAGTTAAGTACGTCTAAACTGAACGCACAAACTCAAGCCGTTCCTTTCTATGAAAAATTAGGTTATACCGTTATCTCAGAAGAATTCCTAGATGCAGGCATTCCACATGTAACGATGACGAAAGCTTTATAG
- a CDS encoding YjcG family protein, whose protein sequence is MKYGIALFPSKKLQDLANSHRKRYDSHYGWIPPHITMKDPFEVSEDNLPFITSKLKEIALAAQPVEIDVYKVDTFYPLSLTIFFKIKEHPTLTTLHQMLHTEPFEETPKHKFIPHLTIGQDLSEKEHADVLGQLKMKKVNHHEIIDRMQLMYQLENGSWTVYETFRLGENHS, encoded by the coding sequence ATGAAGTATGGTATTGCTTTATTTCCATCAAAGAAACTACAAGACCTAGCTAATTCACACCGCAAGCGTTACGACTCGCACTATGGATGGATACCGCCGCATATAACTATGAAAGATCCTTTTGAAGTAAGCGAGGATAACCTACCTTTTATCACGTCTAAATTAAAAGAAATTGCTTTAGCCGCCCAACCGGTCGAGATTGATGTGTATAAAGTAGATACGTTTTATCCGCTGTCTCTAACGATCTTCTTTAAAATCAAAGAACATCCAACATTAACCACTCTGCACCAAATGCTGCATACAGAGCCTTTTGAAGAGACGCCAAAACATAAATTCATCCCGCACCTAACAATAGGTCAAGACTTATCAGAAAAAGAACATGCTGATGTCTTAGGTCAACTAAAAATGAAAAAAGTCAATCACCATGAAATCATTGATCGTATGCAATTAATGTATCAACTAGAAAACGGCTCATGGACAGTGTATGAGACATTTCGCTTAGGGGAGAATCACTCATGA
- a CDS encoding esterase family protein: MAKRYEGTLSEEVFQSDYLETEQKLLFYTPPNFTPLKSYDLLICQDGNDYFQLGRIPRQVEDLIEESEIREVIIVGVPYPSVDERRKRYHPNGEKAEAYKRFLAHELVPYLDDKFPTHQLATSRTLAGDSLAATISLMAALDYPNLFGQVMMHSPFVNDTVLDAVRQCKQPESLHIYHVIGTEETTVKTTDGKKLDFLTPNRDLNKLMTEARFPYHYHEFNGDHTWTHWQKDIPRALTTLVPFI, translated from the coding sequence ATGGCCAAACGTTATGAAGGAACATTATCTGAAGAAGTATTTCAAAGTGACTATTTAGAAACAGAACAAAAGCTTTTATTTTACACGCCACCTAATTTCACTCCATTAAAATCATATGACTTATTGATTTGTCAGGATGGGAACGATTATTTTCAATTAGGACGTATTCCTAGGCAGGTGGAGGATCTCATTGAAGAATCCGAGATCCGTGAGGTGATTATTGTCGGTGTTCCTTATCCTTCAGTAGACGAACGACGTAAGCGGTATCATCCGAACGGTGAGAAAGCTGAAGCCTACAAACGGTTTCTCGCTCATGAACTTGTCCCTTATTTAGATGATAAGTTTCCCACGCACCAACTGGCTACGAGCCGCACACTAGCAGGTGATTCACTGGCTGCGACGATTTCACTTATGGCGGCTCTTGACTATCCAAATCTATTCGGACAAGTCATGATGCATTCTCCATTTGTAAACGACACGGTGCTCGATGCTGTTCGTCAATGTAAACAACCTGAGTCTCTTCACATCTACCACGTCATCGGAACTGAGGAGACGACGGTCAAAACGACGGATGGCAAGAAGCTAGACTTTCTCACACCGAATCGTGACCTCAACAAACTTATGACAGAGGCTCGTTTCCCTTATCATTATCACGAATTTAACGGTGATCATACATGGACGCACTGGCAAAAAGATATCCCAAGAGCGCTGACAACTTTAGTACCATTTATATAA
- a CDS encoding phosphatidylglycerophosphatase A family protein — protein sequence MKIPVHCEVVEQAAREKLIERGVLIEDIASIVYELQLPYNPELRIEECYEGVDAVLCKREIQHAVLVGIELDVLAERKQLSEPLQSLIDSDEGLFGVDETIALGSVFGFGSIAVTTFGFLDKQKVGIIKDLDHRKSEVHTFLDDLVASIAASAAARLAHRLRDIQENRRIEDIKKREDEELIG from the coding sequence ATGAAAATACCAGTTCATTGTGAAGTAGTTGAACAAGCAGCGAGAGAGAAATTAATAGAAAGAGGCGTGTTGATTGAGGATATCGCAAGCATCGTGTACGAGCTTCAATTACCATACAATCCAGAGTTGAGGATAGAAGAGTGCTATGAGGGTGTGGATGCTGTTTTATGCAAGCGAGAAATTCAACATGCTGTTCTTGTTGGGATAGAATTGGATGTATTAGCCGAGCGTAAGCAACTGTCTGAACCACTTCAGTCACTGATTGATTCAGATGAAGGTTTGTTTGGCGTTGATGAAACGATCGCATTAGGCTCTGTTTTTGGGTTTGGAAGCATTGCTGTAACGACGTTTGGTTTCCTTGATAAACAAAAAGTTGGGATTATTAAAGATTTAGATCATAGAAAGTCAGAAGTACATACGTTTTTAGATGATCTTGTTGCTAGTATTGCTGCGAGTGCGGCGGCAAGACTTGCTCATCGTTTGCGTGACATACAAGAAAATCGCCGGATAGAGGATATTAAAAAGCGTGAAGATGAAGAACTTATTGGTTAG
- the fumC gene encoding class II fumarate hydratase, whose product MDKRVESDTLGKMFIDHSKLWGAQTQRSLENFPIGTEVMPQEVIFSFLQLKKACAIVNKQQGQLTEKKANVIVQAIEELLKSDLTEHFPLVVWQTGSGTQTNMNVNEVVATSANEYISEPIHPNDDVNCSQSSNDTFPTAMHLAAVIAVESRLIDVLDRIITTCEQKESEFRDVVKIGRTHLQDATPLTVADEISAWRHMLLTSKKFIIESLNHVRILTIGGTAVGTGLNAPDGFGKDVASQLEQQLNTSFHSSENFFHGLTSHDALVGLHGQLKGLAANVFKIANDIRFLASGPRSGIGEYQLPINEPGSSIMPGKVNPTQAEALTMVCAQVMGNDTTVGFAASQGHLQLNVFKPVIIYNVLQSIRLLSDGLASFHDRCLIGLTINEKKITEHLQQSLMLVTALNPHIGYEKAAKIAKLAFEENLTLKEAAIKTGFIPADQFDLLVRPENMIKKRSI is encoded by the coding sequence ATGGATAAAAGAGTGGAATCTGACACACTTGGTAAGATGTTTATTGATCATTCAAAGCTTTGGGGAGCACAAACGCAAAGAAGCCTAGAAAATTTTCCCATAGGTACAGAAGTCATGCCACAAGAAGTCATCTTTTCTTTTTTACAATTAAAGAAAGCATGTGCTATTGTGAACAAACAGCAAGGTCAATTAACAGAGAAAAAGGCTAACGTCATCGTCCAGGCGATTGAAGAATTGTTAAAAAGCGACTTGACTGAACATTTTCCACTCGTCGTATGGCAAACAGGTAGCGGTACTCAGACAAATATGAATGTAAATGAAGTTGTCGCAACATCAGCAAATGAGTACATAAGTGAACCGATTCACCCAAATGACGATGTGAACTGTTCTCAAAGTTCAAACGATACCTTCCCTACTGCGATGCATCTCGCAGCCGTGATTGCTGTTGAATCCCGATTAATCGATGTTCTAGACCGAATCATTACGACATGTGAGCAGAAGGAATCTGAATTTCGCGATGTTGTAAAAATCGGTCGAACGCACCTTCAAGATGCAACGCCGCTAACTGTTGCAGATGAAATAAGTGCTTGGCGGCACATGCTATTAACGAGTAAAAAATTCATTATAGAAAGTTTAAACCATGTGCGAATTCTTACTATTGGAGGAACCGCTGTTGGCACCGGGTTAAATGCACCTGATGGATTTGGTAAGGACGTAGCTTCACAGCTTGAGCAACAATTAAATACTTCCTTTCACTCCTCTGAAAACTTTTTTCACGGCTTAACCAGTCATGATGCTCTTGTTGGCTTACACGGCCAGTTAAAGGGACTCGCGGCTAATGTCTTTAAAATCGCCAACGATATTCGCTTTCTTGCTTCAGGACCACGCTCTGGTATTGGGGAATATCAACTCCCAATCAACGAACCCGGTAGTTCGATCATGCCTGGTAAAGTTAACCCCACACAAGCCGAAGCTTTAACGATGGTATGTGCCCAAGTGATGGGCAATGATACGACGGTTGGCTTTGCTGCAAGTCAAGGGCACTTGCAATTAAATGTGTTTAAACCTGTTATCATCTACAATGTATTGCAATCGATCCGCCTCTTATCAGATGGTTTAGCCAGTTTTCATGATCGCTGTTTAATTGGTTTGACGATCAATGAAAAGAAAATTACAGAACATTTGCAGCAATCTCTGATGCTTGTGACAGCACTCAATCCTCATATCGGTTACGAAAAAGCGGCTAAAATTGCCAAGTTAGCCTTTGAAGAAAACCTAACATTAAAAGAAGCGGCCATTAAGACAGGGTTTATACCTGCTGATCAATTTGATCTACTCGTTCGGCCTGAGAACATGATTAAGAAACGCTCCATATAG
- a CDS encoding NupC/NupG family nucleoside CNT transporter, which translates to MNFLWGIVGIITVFAIAFLLSSNRKAIKPRTILGGLAIQIGFAVLVLKTTIGQQALQGLTEGVSWIISAANEGIDFVFGGFFGDSGIEFVFAINVLSVVIFFSALISVLYYIGVMQFVIKFIGGGLAKLLGTSKTESMSAAANIFVGQTEAPLIVKPYLNKMTNSELFAVMTGGLASVAGSVLIGYALLGVPLEYLLAASFMAAPAGLIMAKMIVPETERNTNEVDDFVLAKDEETVNIIDAAAKGASTGLTLALNIAAMLIAFVALIALINGLLSILGGFAGFEQLSLELILGFLFAPLAFLIGVPWDEAVMAGSFIGQKLVVNEFVAYLSFAPEIENLSEKAVVVISFALCGFANLSSLGILLGGLGKLAPERRGDIARLGIRAVAAGMLASLLSAAIAGMLI; encoded by the coding sequence ATGAATTTTTTGTGGGGAATTGTTGGGATTATTACGGTTTTTGCAATCGCATTCTTACTTTCATCAAACCGTAAAGCAATCAAACCAAGAACGATCTTAGGTGGTCTAGCCATTCAGATTGGCTTTGCCGTTCTTGTTTTAAAAACGACCATTGGACAGCAAGCATTGCAAGGATTAACAGAAGGAGTATCTTGGATTATTTCGGCTGCAAATGAAGGAATCGACTTTGTATTCGGTGGATTCTTCGGTGATTCAGGAATCGAGTTCGTTTTTGCGATTAATGTATTATCTGTCGTTATTTTCTTCTCGGCTCTAATTTCTGTACTTTATTATATCGGAGTCATGCAATTTGTCATTAAATTTATTGGTGGCGGATTAGCGAAGCTTCTTGGTACATCGAAAACAGAATCGATGTCGGCTGCTGCTAACATCTTCGTTGGACAAACAGAAGCACCATTAATTGTTAAGCCTTACTTAAATAAGATGACAAACTCTGAATTGTTTGCGGTTATGACAGGGGGACTTGCATCTGTAGCTGGATCTGTATTAATTGGTTACGCTCTACTTGGTGTACCACTTGAGTACTTACTAGCAGCCAGTTTCATGGCCGCTCCAGCAGGTTTAATCATGGCGAAAATGATTGTTCCTGAAACAGAACGTAACACAAACGAGGTCGATGATTTTGTACTAGCTAAAGACGAAGAGACAGTAAATATAATTGATGCAGCAGCAAAAGGTGCGAGTACTGGTTTGACACTTGCGCTAAATATCGCTGCTATGTTAATTGCATTCGTTGCCCTAATTGCTTTGATCAATGGATTGTTATCGATCTTAGGTGGTTTTGCTGGTTTTGAGCAATTATCACTAGAATTAATTCTAGGGTTTTTATTTGCCCCACTTGCCTTCTTAATTGGTGTACCTTGGGACGAAGCTGTTATGGCTGGTAGCTTCATTGGCCAAAAACTTGTTGTGAATGAGTTTGTTGCTTACTTATCATTTGCCCCTGAAATTGAAAACTTAAGTGAAAAAGCAGTTGTCGTAATCAGCTTTGCATTATGTGGTTTCGCCAACCTGTCCTCACTAGGTATTCTTTTAGGCGGTCTTGGTAAACTTGCACCAGAACGTCGTGGAGATATTGCACGTCTTGGTATACGTGCTGTAGCAGCAGGTATGCTTGCCTCATTACTAAGTGCAGCGATTGCTGGTATGTTAATCTAA